The following is a genomic window from Nitrososphaerales archaeon.
CATCACTGGTCTCAACAAGCACTGGTAAGTTCAATGTCGTACCTAGGACTTTCATGGTTGCCACCATCTCTTATGCATGCCAATTATTCTTTCAATTAGTTTTGTTCAAATGATTAGATATGTTAGAACAACGGGGTTTGGGTTGGGTTGATTTCAAAAATATTCTTTACTATGAGGGATAAATTTTTATCGTAAGGAATTCATTACTTTCCGCATCTATAGAATATTTTGCTATCCTACCAGCCAGATCTCTATGCACAGTTATCTTGAATGCTCCTTCCCCACCAGATGGGATGTTTAGAGGTTCGGTCAAATCTCTTCCTGTGGTAACTATGCGTCCTTCTTCATCGTAGAACGTAGCAACCACATCTGTGTATGTTGAATGTCTGTTACCATCATTGGCGACTTTGCCTATTACGTGATAGAGTCCCAAATCGTCTATATACGACATACTGGATTGTAACCGTAGCGCTTGGGGTTTTTCCTTTGCTACTTGTGCAACTGCACTAATCTCGTATCTGTGGATATTTTCTACTATGTCACTTCCAAGCGCGGTCGCATCAAACGGTGACATTTGGTCTGGCAACAAAACATGTATGCGAGTAAAAACCCTATCGGCAGCTATGACATTACCATTTTCATCGTAAAACTGAACAGATATTGTAACAAAACCAAGTGGCTGATTGCCAGTGTTTTTTACTACACCCACAACATGATAAATGCCTGAAACATCTATGTAGCCTGTATGTTGAATTATTTTTGCACTAGGTTCTGCAACGACTATACTAGGAAGAATCAGAGCTAGAGCAATAGCAGTGAAACCTATAATGAATAATTTTAACACTCATTATATAGAGAGAATTTCATTATTCAATGTTTCGAGGTAGAAATAAAAATGTCTATATTCTCTGTAGTTTGTGAATGCTAAATTCGTCGCTGCAATAGTTGGTGCCGCGGTAGCAGCTTTGGCGGCGGTCTTCATAATGACACTACCTCAAGAGAATGAATCAGTACGAAGTAATGCAGGGATGCTAGGAAACGGCAAAGATTTATCCAATGTTGTAACCGCATGGGTTGAATATTATGATAGGGTATCCGGTTTCTTAGCTAGACCTGATAATGTGGAAAAGTACCCTGCTATAATTATGATCCACGAATTCTGGGGAATCAATGATAACATTAAGGGCATGGCTAGATAGATGGCGGCAGAGGGGTATGTCGTTCTAGTCGTGGATCTTTACGATGGGGAGGTAGCTGCTGATCGAGATCGCGCGAGGGAACTTGCTTCAAATGTAAGAAACAATCCTCATAAAGCAATAGAGAATATGCGATCTGCTGTTAGCTTTCTCAGAGAACATGACTCTGTAATGAGTGATCGTATAGCATCACTCGGGTG
Proteins encoded in this region:
- a CDS encoding FxLYD domain-containing protein, which encodes MLKLFIIGFTAIALALILPSIVVAEPSAKIIQHTGYIDVSGIYHVVGVVKNTGNQPLGFVTISVQFYDENGNVIAADRVFTRIHVLLPDQMSPFDATALGSDIVENIHRYEISAVAQVAKEKPQALRLQSSMSYIDDLGLYHVIGKVANDGNRHSTYTDVVATFYDEEGRIVTTGRDLTEPLNIPSGGEGAFKITVHRDLAGRIAKYSIDAESNEFLTIKIYPS